The genomic window TTTAGTTTTCTCTTCCTCTAGTTTGGATCGATCGATTCTGTGTTTGTAACCCGATCAGGAATATTTAGAGTGAAATACTTTCTGCTGCggtggcccccccccccccccccccccccgacttcagtccacaccagaaccagacccgTGCTTTCGGGTGGCTTCTTAAGTTTGTAGAACCCGGCTTCCGTTGCTTTTCGGTttgagctgattggctgttggagGTGTGACATCATCGTTCTCCACCTGCACCGAAGGCGCTCTCAGGACCACTTCCTGGGTTTTGGGCCTGGTATTATGAATCCCAGCGCAGTCGTGGGCGGTAACTTCAACAACTCTCACTGTTAAAAGCAAGCTAACCACGCCTCCCAGTTTTTGAACCAATCGCAGCCGCGGTCTGTAACTGGGCGTCGGCGACGGTGTCCCGAACTCGCCCGCCACGCTGCCCGTTTGAGAACAAAACCAACTGTACATAGCCCAACCGTGTGAATATGAAATACTACCTGAGACTCTATTTTACGTACTTCGCGGtctgatgtttttatttgtccgAGTGAGAGGACGTGCTGATTGGACGATGCGTTTAGGGGCTGTACAGTTTCATCGCTTCaggttttttctgttttccggCGGAAGCTTTGGAGCATTTCTTCttttggtgttgttttttttttgtacagaagTAGTTTACATCGATATCAGTCCTTATTTCAGTGAACGTCAGGCAACGTGATTGGAGCACAGGCGTTGAGGTAGGCGGGGCCTGGAGGGGCACGCCTCATTAACAACAATTTAGAAAAACGGAAAAGATTTAAAACCGATTTCATAAAGAAAGCCGAGCGACTGTTGGAGGGAAAAGCAGAATTCTATTTTTAGGCGCTGTCAAAAATTGAGCTATTAATTTACATTATTGGtgataatttaatgtttttagaGAATAACATTTCTTCCGTTTAAAGTTTATGCTGAAATGTTGCGTTGTCTTGCGATTACAAGAAAgtgtgaaatattttaataatataaatttaAGGGGGAAAAACATTGTCCAACTTTACCTCAATTCAAAATAATTTTtacaattgtttttatttatttttcaaaagtaactaactgtttgttttttaaaaacttaCTTCTATATTTCTTCCTCGTTAACTCGCATCGATCCGGCGTTGATGATCGATCGTTCAGAATTGTTTCTCCATCAGAACTGAAATAAAACCTCGACAACATTTCTGCCTCGCTGTCTGTGACTTCCACCTCCACGTTGGTCTGACCACGCCTACTGCTGTAGGTCTCTGATccaccagcaggaggcagcaACAGCCAAACAGAACTGGAGAACAAGAAAGCGACACATGAGCAGGTGAGTCTTTATGAACTGTTATGTTCTCTCAGAGCTGATCAATATCTAANNNNNNNNNNNNNNNNNNNNNNNNNNNNNNNNNNNNNNNNNNNNNNNNNNNNNNNNNNNNNNNNNNNNNNNNNNNNNNNNNNNNNNNNNNNNNNNNNNNNCTGAGACGCTCTTATAAACTCAACTCACGACTTTGCTCTGCGGTCTTTGATGTTAAACAGACATGACTTCTGGTCGCCATGACGATTAACTTCAACCAACCACTTTCCTGTATCTCACCTGGTTTTCTTTCAGGGACAGGTGTGTGGTCCGGACCCGCCCCTCTTCACGCAGACGTCCCGACGAGGGGACAGGTAGCGTTTCAATTATGTCCTCAGCCGGAGGTTCTTCTTCTGTCCATCAGAGGGCAGCAGAACGCAggtaaaatctaaatatttaattgaGAGCCTTTCATCGTTGGGAAGAGAGTAAGGACAGGAAGTAATCACCTGGTCTAAAGctacagctagcgttagcagggCTCACCTGAGAAACCACCTGGTCTAAAGctacagctagcgttagcagggCTCAGTCGTTTCAGTGGAGACCagataccggggggggggttcatgcatgagtggatgaagatgaaggaacGTGggtggctgcagaggaagaggatggtgGTAGCGTTTTTAACGAGGGGTTCCATCGCCCctagggaggagaggagaggaggaggaggaggaggaggaggaggaggaggaggaggaggagaggagaggccgCATCATCGACACCCTTTCCTGGAGGGAAGCAGAGAAAACCGCAGCTTTGCATGGACGTCCATGGGTGGACATGTCCACAGCTCGTGTGTATCATTAGGCGCCATTAAGCACAAATTACAGAGACAAAaagagacagatgctggagagagaggggggggaggggagcagagagagagagagagggagagagagagaataatgtGTGATAAAGGAAGAGCCTCATCGCTGTTGACGTTTCAGATGAATGTGAGCCTCAGAGAaaagatattaaaggaggaagaggaagggttAAAAGTCCaaagcgctctctctctctctctctctctctctctccctcctcccacctctcctCTCTCGACCACTCGTCTCTCCACCTGTTAGTGCAGACCCTCGCGCTGAACGTTCACCTGTTCCTGTTGGAATCCGCTTCGCTGCAATTCAGAAGGTAAGAAGacgattctcctcctcctctcctctcctcttctctcctccttttctctcctctcctcttctcttctctccttctcttctcttctcttctcttctcttctcttctcttctcttctcttctctccccctcttctcttctctcctctcctcttctcttctctcctctcctcttctccactCACGGGAGTCTTTACTTTTATACTTCCACTACATCCCATAATATTTCAGCTTCAATTTGTCATTCGAAACATGGAAAAgtgacaataaaataatgtaaaaaaaaaaatggaatttcaGTAATTTCTTTTGGGATCAGATCCGGGATCAGATCCCGGATCTGATCTCTGATCCGGGATTATTTGGAGAAACTGTTTGATCAAGAACTCTTCACTGAACCGGGTCACCGGACTGATCTGTATCTAATCAATCAAAGGAGCGAtcagcagaggagaagcagcagcgccacctgctgttaAAATGTCTGCAAAGACTGCGCTGCACACTGCACCAGATAacgatccagatccagatccagagcgtcgggatctggatcatcctcTGGATCCAGATAACGATCCGGATCCCGACGCCCTGGATCTGGATCGTTCTCTGGATCCAGAGGACTTCCTGGATCTTGTAGTTCTTTCCTAGCGGATGCATTTCTCTCCGTTCGTCCTCAGAGGACGCTTCTGTCACTTCTTTGTGTCTCGTCGTCGCTTCTGAGACGGCATTGATTTGAGAGAATCCTAATTTCCTGTGACTTCTTTCAATCCCGATCGTTCCTCCCTGATCAATATCgtttcctccttcctgtttactctctctGCTATAATTTATTCTCTCTGACGGTTCTTTCTATTTCCTGGTCATTTCCTCTGGAGTTCTAAAAACAATTATTGATTCTTAGATAAATGTTGTGGAAgatgcagtacaagtacaagtagaAGTACCTCAGCCTAGTAATTTTTACTAGACCTCCCGTTACTCCCCCCTCACCCGTTACTCCCCCCTCACCAGAGGCCAGCGTTGGAACGTGGATCAGAACTCACGCCGATGCCTCCTGCATCCGCTGTGAATTTATTGAGTTGATCTGACGATCAATAAATCAGCTCCGAGGGGAGGAAGCAGCCGAAGACATTCCAGAGGACGGACTGTCGATAAAGAGACCGTGTCAAGTTCCGTTAAAGTCAAAAAACAAATCGAATGATTGAAGGTTTCCGCTTCTGCTTCAGCCTCGCTGAGGACGACGGCCTGTGGAGCGTCTCAACCGGTCAGTCTTAACGTCAATCAAAGCCGACGGACATCTGGACCAATGACTTTGAAGCACCAGCGAAGCACAAACTGCTTTTGTCGGCTGCCGATGTTCATCCACCCGATCCGATGACTTCCTGGTTGCCCCTAGCGACGCCTCTGGATTCATCAGGACGCCGCCTTGATCCTCGGCCCGCCGGCCCAGGATCGGATTAACGAGCGCCCCTCTGACGGCGACGTGATGTTCCCCTCCCGGAGCGGCGCGGGTTCGTTACCGCCCCTTCACACCTTTCTAGCCGCCACAGTCTCCGCCGGCGTCCGGCTGCTCCCGAGAACCCGACGAACCCGACGGTTCAACCGGTCTGCGTGTCTTTGATCCAGTCTCGTTAAACACCTCCCGTCTGCTTCCCGTGTCCGTCCCGGTGTCAGAGTTCTCCCATTAGCATCAGGAcgggagtcggggggggggggggggggggagacgcggTTCCACCGTGAACTCGCCGGCTGATCCAGGCGGGCCGGGGATCCGGAGCGGTTGATTCTTCTGGTTCTTCGCGTTAAGACTCGAACCAAAAGACTTCATCTCGTAGCGACTGCTCTGTGTTCGACTCAAAGGTCTGAAAGTCCTCTGTCCACAGAAACCAGGGATGGGGTGTCCAACGCAAACAGGATGCGATCCAAGACGATCCGGACTGATTTAAATGATGGTTTTAAACCTTCGGTTGCCTCTGGGTTGGAACTGGTCCACAACAACTAGCCctgtcttctgattggttgagggTGGGGGGCGGGACTAAACTAAACTGACCTCTGCTGTTCTTCCAGACTCTATGACGGTGCGGCGAGGAAAGAAGCTCAGCGTCTCCATCCAGGAACACATGGCCATCGACGTCTGCCCCGGCCCGATCCGACCCATCCGACAGATCTCCGCCTACTTCCCCCGACTGTCCCCGCCctcccccggccccgcccccccgagccCCGCCTCTAGGATGGGCGGGGCTAACCTCCTGTCTCCTCTGTTGGCTCACGGCAGGCCCGGTGGGGGCGGGTCTCTGTCCCTGACCAGCAGCGTGGACACGTCGGTGGAGATCAACAGCTCCGACAGCGACGACTGCAGTGAgccgcgtgtgtgtttgttttggtgggAGCGTCGTCTCAGACGGGCGGAGACGTCTCCGCATGACTCGGCATGTTTCACTCCAGAGCCGAGCCCCCGGGTCGTCGTCCAGAATCTGACGACCTCGTGTCTTAAATCGGGATTGTCCCCAATGTGGCCCTACGATAACCCTGATTACCACGGTTACCACGGTTACCAAACAAACCAAATATGTTCTACAGAGTTGGGCTGATGCTGCTGGAGATTCGGGTCGACTCGGCCCTGCAGACCGGGTCCTGACGATGGGTCCAGAATGTCCGGCTCGGTTCACCGGGTTCCGGTCCGGCTCGGTTCACCTGGTTCCGGTCCGGCTCGGTTCGCCGGGTTCCGGTCCGGTTCGGTTTACCGGGTTCCGGTCCGGCTCGGTTTGCCGGGTTCCGGTCCGGTTCGGTTCGCCGGGGTCCGGTCCGGTTCGGTTTGCCGGGGTCCGTTCCGGTTCGGTTCACCTGGTTCCGGTCCGGTTTGGTTCACCTGGTTCCGGTCCGGTTCGGTTTACCGGGTTCCGGTCCGGCTCGGTTTACCGGGTTCCGGTTGATGAAAAATAATCCCgacaaatgttaaaaatgttgCTAGAACTTTATCTCCGCGTCTCCCTCTGGACCGCGGCGCTCAGTGGACGGGTAACTCGGCCCGGTTAGGAGCATCCGTGACCCGGTTCGTGTAACTAGCTGTTGCTGGCTCAGGTTCGATCTGCTCGGCGCCGGTTTACCTCACGATTCACTTTCGAGAGTCGCCCAATAAATAATTCACGTATTCGTGTcaaaataacatcaataatgCAGCGTCGGAGATTCTCCAGGTTCTGAgaggatgtttatttttttttattttttttttattttttacgacGCTTTAGATGTGTTTGAATCGCCGTCCACAacgagacgcccccccccccaccccccatccaaTGGAAGAGGAATAAATTGCGTTTGATGCTCTCGCCCGTGTTTTAGCGCTCCAGACTCTTTAAAGCGGCGACTAATTAGGATCCTTATTTCCCGGTTATGGCGTGTTTGTCTTTTCCGTCTCTGGAAGCTGATTCTGTTTTATAATGAGATCCGTGGGATCCGGCGAGCCGGAGGGAGGCGGCGCCGACAGACGGGAACTCTTTAATCACAAACGTCCGAAAACAGAAGATTTCATCATGAGTGTCTgtgggacggggggacgggggggacggggggacgggagGACGGTTCTGCTGCCGGGAGTCCGTTTGGGTCAGACGACACCTGCATAATGCGACCGGGCTCTCGATgcgccctgtcctttgcatcgtcctccctcactacgtccatgtgtcgtctcctgggtcgtcctctagccctgtcctttgcatcgtcctccctcactacgtccatgtgtcttctcctgggtcgtcctctagtcctgttccctggcagttccaccctcagcatccttctaccgatatagtccccgtctctcctctggacgtgtccaaaccatcaaagtctggtctctctgaccttgtctccaaaacgtctaaccttcactgtccctcttaggGAGGGAGGACCTTAATATATGGATTTAAGGCAACTCCTCCATTGAAATATGTCCCACACGAGATGGACTTTGTGTCattggaagccccccccccccccccccgatgaattTCACTGCCCTCGCTTTTCCCTgacgcttcctgcttctgtTATCTTCCCGTTTTTGGGATCCGTGTTTGTTCGCATGCGTCTCGTGGGACTTGCGTCCCCTTCCGTTCTGTCTCGTACGTTTTTTCTGACTCTCGTTTTGGGACTTTTGTTGTTTCCGTGGTTGTTTTTTGTGTCCTTGCCTTTCCTTTGTCCTCGCTTTCCTCGTTTTTGGCTTCACTTATTTCTGTTCTCGCCGCTTGAACTCCAACGATTGTCCAGCAGAAAGCGCTAATCGTCCCTTCCGTTGGGACAGACGCTAACCGGGCTGCAGGTGGAGACGGTCGCCGATGCGTTGACAGCTGATGCTTTAAATATATCCGCTCTAATCCGAGTGCATCATACGCTGCGTGTCTGGTGTTGCGTAACGGCGTATTTGCTGTTTTGCCGCCGCCTCCTAACGAACCTTGAGGGCTGTTGCGTCTCCTTCAAAGACGCTTTTCCTTTTCTGACGTGTGACAGGAGCTGCTCCGCTAAATTGGATTCCCTCCCAGCTCCTGAGACAATCCTCTGTTCTGTCGCGCTCGCTGACGCAACGGTCGCGCATCACTTTTATTGATGACTTGTGATGATTGTCTCTCCTCAGCTGCTCTGGGAACTCTGGAGTTCGAGCTCAGATACGTGCAGAACTCCAGCGAGCTGCACTGCACAGTGATCCGGGCCAAGGTGAGGTAGAGCAGGGGATACTCAGCTGATGGGAATATCAATAGGCATTTTCACAGTGACAGAAACTCTTCATAGCTCTAATACACGGACTACAAGTGATTGAAGTTCTTAAAGTCTTTTAAGGAGACTGTGGACTGACACAATCCTCCAACAGCTTTGATTACCCCTCGTCACAAAAGAATAGAAGAAGAGACTATAGGATTCTCTTTTTCTATTCTGCATCATCAAATAAAAGAGTGTTCTCCCAGTCCTTTATGGCTAAACTAAAAAAGACTGCTGGTATCTATAGGTAGAGTGTCCTATAGCTGGTATCTATAGGTAGAGTGTCCTATAGCTGGTATCTATAGGTGGAGTGTTCTATAGGCGGAGTGCTCTATAGCTGGTATATATAGGTAGAGTGTTCTATAGCTGGTATCTATAGGTAGAGTGTTCTATAGCTGGTATCTATAGGTGGAGTGTCCTATAGCTGGTATCTATAGGTAGAGTGTCCTATAGCTGGCATCTATAGGTGGAGTGTTCTATAGCTGGTATCTATAGGTAGTGTCCTATAGCTGGTATCTATAGGTAGAGTGTCCTATAGCTGGCATCTATAGGTAGTGTTCTATAGCTGGTATCTATAGGTAGAGTGTCCTATAACTGGTATCTATAGGTAGAGTGTTCTATAGCTGGTATCTATAGGTGGAGTGTTCTATAGCTGGTATCTATAGGTAGAGTGTCCTATAGCTGGTATCTATAGGTAGAGTGTCCTATAGCTGGTATCTATAGGTGGAGTGTTCTATAGGTGGAGTGTTCTATAGCTGGTATCTATAGGTAGAGTGTCCTATAGCTGGTATCTATAGGTGGAGTGTTCTATAGGTAGAGTGTTCTATAGCTGGTATCTATAGGCGGAGTGTCCTATAGCTGGTATCTATAGGTAGAGTGTCCTATAGCTGGCATCTATAGGTGGAGTGTTTTATAGCTGGTATCTATAGGTAGTGTCCTATAGCTGGTATCTATAGGTAGAGTGTTCTATAGCTGGTATCTATAGGTAGTGTTCTATAGCTGGTATCTGTAGGTAGAGTGTTCTATAGCTGGTATCTATAGGTAGAGTGTCCTATAGCTGGTATCTATAGGTAGAGTGTTCTATAGCTGGTATCTGTAGGTAGAGTGTTCTATAGCTGGTGTCTATAGGtggagtgtccagaaaagcgctctatgAAACCAACGCTTTATTATTAGTCGTGTTTACTCCGTTGTCTTCAGTAGGAAGCCTGGCGAGGTTCTCCTGACTGAAATGTCGCCTGTCTTTGTTGATCATTGTTCTGGCCTGCAGGGTCTGAAGCCCATGGACTTCAACGGGTTATCCGACCCGTATGTCAAACTGCACCTGCTTCCTGGAGCCTGTAAGGTAAGACGCCGCCAGATGTTTCCTCTGCTATCGCATCGCTGTCCAGCAGGGGGCCCCAATCTACCTGTGGGCTGCGTAGAAACGGAACAAATGATGACGCCACTTTGTAAAATGACACTTTATTGAATGAGTGGACATCAGACAGGAAAGGATGTCCAACGTAATGAAGCATAAACAAGCCTTTGGAATGAGTCGATCACATTTGAAATGAGAGTCTGAGCATGAATCTAATGTTGAAACCCAGATTCCATCTAATCCAGTGCACAGATTGGGTCTGGATGAGATATAATCCAGATGGAACTGGAACTGAACTCTGGAATAATCGATCaatctgtctgtcctccaggccaATAAGCTGAAAACAAGGACGATTCGGAACTGCCTGAATCCTGTATGGAATGAAACGCTCACGTATGTCGGGATCACAGAGGAAGACATGCACAGGAAGACGCTCAGGTGTGTGTTCGGGGGGGGACTGATTACAGTTACAGCCTTTAACTCTCGGAGCGAAACAACAACGGATCAACAAACGCTCCGGATGAAGGCGCTCCGTGCACGACGACCGTCTCCGCCTTTACAGGACGAATGAATGTGGAACGGCGAGCGGAGGAGGGCGTCCGTAATCCAAAATAACGGAGCGGAAACCTTTAATTACCGAGGAGCGAACGTTTAATCTCAACTAAACACGGAGTAAAGACGGCGTGTAATTGTGAGCAAACCTCGAGCGTGTGTGGAAAACGTGCGATAAATCACAATCGGGTCCTCAAACGCACCGTCCGCCTCAGACCCGGCACGGATCTGAGGCCGCCGGCCTCCGCTCTCGCCTCAGACCCGGCACGGATCTGAGGCGAGAGCGGAGGCCGGCGGCGTGAGCGCGGTCTGAGCTGGAACACGAGCGACCTGGACGGCAGGCCGTTGGCGCCGCCGGTCCAAACGCCTCactgtcctcacctcctccaagGAAGGTTCCGTTTGTTAGCGGGATTACGGAACCCGCCTGGataccaaaaagaaaaaaaacaatctggattttcccatttacttacaattgaggctttaaaaaaaaaaaaaaaaattaccgattcaaaaataagtaaaaaatcaactctgattggtgtataaagataccaagaacactccagaaccttctggtgctgatccagatcaccgtgtggacggtgtagatcctgATCTAAGAACactccagaaccttctggtgctgatccagatcaccgtgtggacggtgtagatcctgATCTAAGAACACTCCAGAACCttccggtgctgatccagatcaccgtgtggacggtgtagatcctgATCTAAGAACACTCCAGAACCttccggtgctgatccagatcaccgtgtggacggtgcagatccggttaggggggggaacgagctgcttgggggaggtctgcgctctctgagggcttttctcgtTATCAATAACATGTTTATCGTCTTTCCGTCTGCCGTTTCTGCATCGCCTGGACTCGGCGTGTAAAAACGGAAGCCTCTCGTTCCAAACGCGAGGCTGGTTGTCCCGCCTGCTTCTCTTCAGCCCGATCGGTTGGCTGCTTTTTACCGTCGCACAGATGGAGTCGTGCTCGGTGCCTCTCAGCAGTTCGTGTCCCTCCGTATGTCGTCTCCGGAGGCGccttagcgttagcgttagcgtcagCGCTGGACTTCGGATCGTAGGAACCGGCCGTCGCCTTGTTTCTGGCTGTTTGTCCACAGTCACTCGGGCcgactgtgacgtcacagccgGTGTTCCCGCTGGTCGCTGCTGGGAATGAAAGGTCGTCCCGTCCCACAAGCGGGGACAGCAGGACCGTAGTTCGGGTTCTCAGATCCAGTCTCGCGCCTCCGGGGCGCCGCGCCACGCCTTCTATTTAGAGATTGAAGTcctcatgatgacatcactattTCCTTTATCCAGTGAGAGGCATCCCGGGGCAGGTGATGGCGCTGCCTAGCAACAGCAAACATTGTAGCCTTTTAGGCTAACGTTAACTAGCATGCTACTGTTGACGGATAGCAAACGTCTCTCTGAGGGACAAACCGTTATTGTTGACTGTCGTCTTCACAGCCGTTTCCTTGCTGTAAAAAGGTCAATCGCTATGGCAACAGCATCGCTTTGTTTACGTCCCTCAGCCTTGTgcatttcttcctcttcctctcctctttcctgtttcttttcctccttcctcttcttcctcctgtttcTTCCCTTGCTtcctgtgtttcctcttcctctcctcttcctctcctcttcctccctgtgcAGGTTGACGGTGTGCGACGAAGATAAGTTGACTCACAATGAGTTGATTGGGGAGTCCCGGGTCGCCCTGAAGCGGGTCAAACTGGACCAGACCAAACATTTCCACACCTGCCTGGAGCACCCGCCCCCGGTAACGCGCGGCccggcgacggcgacggcgacggcgtCCTGCGCTTGTGATGACGTCACTGATGTctctctgctcttcctcagCTTCCCTCCCCGACGGCCATGGGCGAAGCCCTCCGGGGAATATCGTGCTACCTGAGGGAGGTGAGCGTCATCGGGTGGGACGTGGGGTCGCAGGTCACGTGACCCTGTGCTACACGCTAGCAGTGCAGGACGGCGTGTttgaggagcagggaggagctgcACTAGGATGAGGCCGAGTGAAAGGAGGAGGGAaaagaaagccccccccagAGCCCGCCCCCCCAGCGCCCGCCGCCCCCGCTGCGCTCAGTTCAGTATCCGAATGCAAAGGCGCTTCAGCCGAACCGCAAATAACTTTCATCTGAGGGCttcataaatgtttaaaaggatcacagcagaatttaaatgtatttaaatcatatttaaataatatatcTGGTTCTGACCtctcagaaccagaaccgtcaACATTTAGACCCGTATTCTGAGTCGTTCTGGAACCGTCGGCTCTGGGCTAGATGATCCGACCGGGTTCAACCAGCGGCCACCGTCTGCTCGCCAGCTGGAACCTTCCGTTTGATTATTGCCTCATGAGGTGGGGGGGCTTAAAACGGCCCAACGACTCGCAGCCATCGATCggcggtttgggggggggggggggggggctgcactgTCCAGGAGCGGAACGCTAAACTCTTTTTAGCATTAATTATAAAACGGAAGCTCTAAGGTTCTGTCAGAGCTTTTTTTAAAGAACGATGATCCGCTTCAAACCGGACCGTCCCCGTCTCCGGGTCCACGTTTGTCTCATTGATCGTCTGTCATTTACTTTGCTTGCAGCCGCTGAAGCTCGCGCTGCGATCCGATTGGCCGATCGGACTGACTGTCTGATGTTTGTCCGCAGTGGGAGAACGAGCAGCTGCACAGCCTGGAGGAGAGAGGCCGTCTCCTCCTGTCGCTGCACTTCCTGCCTCCGGAGGAGAGAGacgtggagggaggaggaggaggaggaggaggaggtgaaggaggtcaCGGCGGCGGTCTGTGCGTGGGCGTGAAGCGCTGCGCCCATCTGGCAGCGATGGACGTCAACGGCTTCTCCGACCCCTACGTCAAAATGTAAGATCTCCGGCGTCAAAAGGTCGCCACGGCGACTGAGTGGAGTCCTCGCCAGAAAGATGAGAACCGTACCGATGAAGTATTGGTTCATGTCTGGCAGcactgaagcccccccccccccccccccccgctgtgatgtcacaacggggggacgttcacaagatgtgcgtgAGAAAATTGGCCAAaactgttttagtgtgtgctaaaaaggtcccctcaccggttaccatggtaacgtgcggctgcccgctatgaatttagttttggttttattttcagaggcgtctctggcagagctgtttgagacaggagagagggacgatgtcctgcagcatctgtttgagacagaaatgagggacgctgtcctgcagcatctgtttgagacaggagagagggacgatgtcctgcagcatctgtttgagacagaaatgagggacgctgtcctgcagcatctgtttgagacagaaatgagggacgctgtcctgcagcatctgtttgagacagacaagagggacgatGTCCCgcagcatccgtttgagacagaaatgagggacgccgtcctgcagcagctgtttgagacagaaatgagggacgctgtcctgcagcagctgtttgagacagaaatgagggacgctgtcctgcagcagctgtttgagacagaaaagagggacgccgtcccgcagcagctgtttgagacagaaatgagggacgctgtcctgcagcagctgtttgagacagaaatgagggacgatGTCCCGCAGcttctgtttgagacaggaaagagggacgctgtcctgcagtcgACCAGCACTCGCTGTTCAAACTAAACTAAAGCCTCATAAATAAACCGTCTCGCCGAGCTTCCCTGCTACGAACAATAACGCGCTAATGAGACAAATAAAGATGGCGGCCGGCCGTCTTACTTCCTGATCCGTGATGCGTCTCGGCGCCGAGCGCTTCAGGGTCAGACTTGAGGCTTTCTGCCGGCTCCTTTCCTCCGGGGAGATTTATAAACCGAGCTGAAGTAAAGTCTCTGGGATTTATCGGTCGCCGCCCGGCTCTGGATTCAAGGGGAGGACAGTTTGTCCTGCAAGGACTCGGCGTGGCCAGCTCGCCTCCTGGATCCGCATCGGCACCAAACCTGGTCCGAGTCCAACCGCTCCGCTAAACGTCAGGACATCCGGACGTTGTCCAGCAAAACAACTCGACGACGTCTTCCATCGCGGTCTGTCCGATCAGAGCAAGCTCC from Brachionichthys hirsutus isolate HB-005 chromosome 16, CSIRO-AGI_Bhir_v1, whole genome shotgun sequence includes these protein-coding regions:
- the doc2a gene encoding double C2-like domain-containing protein alpha, coding for MTVRRGKKLSVSIQEHMAIDVCPGPIRPIRQISAYFPRLSPPSPGPAPPSPASRMGGANLLSPLLAHGRPGGGGSLSLTSSVDTSVEINSSDSDDCTALGTLEFELRYVQNSSELHCTVIRAKGLKPMDFNGLSDPYVKLHLLPGACKANKLKTRTIRNCLNPVWNETLTYVGITEEDMHRKTLRLTVCDEDKLTHNELIGESRVALKRVKLDQTKHFHTCLEHPPPLPSPTAMGEALRGISCYLREWENEQLHSLEERGRLLLSLHFLPPEERDVEGGGGGGGGGEGGHGGGLCVGVKRCAHLAAMDVNGFSDPYVKIYLKPDMQKTSKHKTTVMKKTLNPEFNEEFFYEISLSELTHKTLEVTVWDYDLGRSNDFIGGVCLSCQSQGDALRHWMDCLKNKGVRAERWHILTNELPRTLGHD